The window GGATTGCATCACTTCTGGACTACATTGAACAGTTTAGCCCATGTACCGATGAAGTCACCGTTTTTGACCGTGTGGTCGGCAACGCGGCTGCGTTACTTCTGGAAAGAATACGCTGCAGAAAGATATATTCCCGGATTGGAAGCAGGTACGCTTTAGAAACATTGAACCAACATGGCATTCCCAGTTATTTCCTAAAAGTGGTGCC is drawn from Syntrophales bacterium and contains these coding sequences:
- a CDS encoding DUF1893 domain-containing protein → MNDLFKSFLKSDDTLWVLKANISIFQSKKKGIASLLDYIEQFSPCTDEVTVFDRVVGNAAALLLERIRCRKIYSRIGSRYALETLNQHGIPSYFLKVVPYIFNRKRDGMCPFEQLSIGKSPDEFYKSIIS